The following proteins are encoded in a genomic region of Arachis ipaensis cultivar K30076 chromosome B02, Araip1.1, whole genome shotgun sequence:
- the LOC107625194 gene encoding type I inositol polyphosphate 5-phosphatase 8-like, which yields MKNGGYREEEEYFILGFQGLFSLHIQSNDIFDLFGCQGMFVGTWNVGGKSPDENLDLRDWLKLSSRAEIYVIGFQEIIALNAGNVLGPEDNGPASKWLNLIHKALNPKDDMIIEEQVQNQEERSMNCKARMSSLSKWLCLEEELLESEEFGDMINNKVHRSGDDDEKKQGYCLVGSKQMVGIYLCVWVREDLCKHVSNFKVSCVGRGIMGYLGNKGSISISMTLYQTSFCFVCTHLASGEKDGDEVRRNLDVSEILKKTKFSHSFKPLSHHHHNPLLSPETILKHNKIIWLGDLNYRLASGYGDTHELLKKNDWHSLLERDQLRIEQRAGRVFKEWKEGKIYFAPTYKYLDNSDQYVAQTSKSKENRRTPAWCDRILWKGEGIEQLWYVRGESKFSDHRPVYSLFSVQVDYLKCEKLITTTTSSSFATTTTSEISKSSCLPRSTITNAALSSSSSSSLSSSSAAKIQAGEQLLLLTRAHQSCVDIGFG from the exons ATGAAGAATGGTGGatatagagaagaagaagaatacttTATTTTGGGTTTCCAAGGTTTATTCTCTCTTCATATACAAAGCAACGACATTTTTGATTTGTTTGGATGCCAAGG GATGTTTGTGGGAACGTGGAATGTTGGAGGGAAATCGCCAGATGAGAATTTGGATTTAAGGGATTGGTTAAAGCTGTCTTCACGGGCTGAGATATATGTTATTGG GTTCCAAGAAATTATAGCTCTGAATGCAGGGAATGTTCTTGGGCCTGAAGATAACGGCCCAGCATCAAAGTGGCTTAACCTTATTCACAAAGCACTAAACCCTAAAGATGACATGATTATTGAAGAACAAGTACAAAATCAAGAAGAAAGAAGTATGAATTGTAAGGCTAGGATGAGTAGTTTATCTAAATGGCTTTGTTTAGAGGAGGAATTATTGGAGTCAGAGGAATTTGgggacatgataaataataaagtGCATAGAAgtggtgatgatgatgagaagaaacAAGGTTATTGCTTAGTAGGAAGCAAGCAAATGGTGGGTATATATTTGTGTGTGTGGGTAAGAGAAGATCTTTGCAAGCATGTTAGTAATTTCAAGGTTTCTTGTGTTGGTAGAGGCATCATGGGCTATCTAGGAAATAAG gGTTCAATATCAATTAGCATGACATTGTACCAAACAAGTTTCTGCTTCGTCTGTACACACTTGGCCTCTGGAGagaaagatggcgatgaagtaaGAAGAAATTTGGATGTCTCCGAAATATTAAAGAAAACCAAATTTTCTCACTCATTCAAACccctttctcatcatcatcataatccaCTACTCTCTCCTGAAACTATATTGAAACATAA TAAGATTATTTGGCTTGGTGATTTGAATTATCGGCTTGCAAGTGGTTACGGTGACACACATGAGCTTCTAAAGAAGAATGATTGGCACTCACTATTAGAGAGGGATCAg CTAAGGATAGAGCAAAGAGCTGGAAGAGTGTTCAAAGAATGGAAAGAAGGGAAGATATATTTTGCTCCTACTTACAAATACTTGGACAATTCTGACCAATATGTTGCTCAAACTTCCAAGTCCAAGGAAAATCGACGTACCCCCGCTTG GTGTGACCGAATTCTATGGAAAGGTGAAGGGATTGAACAATTGTGGTATGTAAGAGGAGAGTCAAAATTCTCAGACCACAGGCCTGTCTATTCACTCTTCTCAGTTCAAGTGGATTATTTGAAATGTGAGAAGCTTATAACAACTACTACTTCCTCTTCTTTTGCAACTACCACCACATCAGAAATCTCAAAGTCATCATGCCTCCCTAGGAGCACCATCACAAATGCTGCCTTGTCGTCTTCTTCGTCTTCGTCGTTGTCTTCGTCCAGTGCTGCCAAAATCCAGGCAGGGGAGCAGCTCTTGTTATTAACTAGGGCTCATCAAAGTTGTGTAGATATCGGTTTTGGTTGA
- the LOC110269211 gene encoding uncharacterized protein LOC110269211 has protein sequence MQHDSNLCSWFFASVDGSFKNQIVHYKSAIQIWDKLHQIFAETTKSKIKQLRTQLKNVKKNPLTINQYLATIKKLVDSLTALGYDTKLELFTIGEVETLLISHEETLKKFKQLSIGLAQAQLAQSKFSNPRFAGRTSGGRRGARGGRFACSGRNSWQSTNRLYFQVCNRPGHSALQCFYRFDQAYNGYSSNSANAGSSNPPPPPSSSFYQPQSYLTSTSSAADTAWYPDTGASHHLTHNSSNLISSAEYTGPD, from the exons ATGCAACATGATTCtaatctttgttcttggtttTTTGCATCTGTTGATGGCTCGTTCAAGAACCAAATTGTACATTACAAATCTGCTATTCAAATTTGGGACAAACTCCATCAAATATTTGCTGAAACCACCAAatcaaaaatcaagcaattaagAACTCAGCTCAAGAATGTCAAGAAGAACCCTCTCACCATCAACCAGTATCTTGCTACCATCAAGAAACTTGTTGACTCTCTCACTGCTCTTGGGTATGAT ACCAAACTTGAACTCTTTACTATTGGAGAGGTTGAAACTCTTCTTATTTCTCATGAAGAAACGCTTAAAAAGTTCAAACAACTTTCCATTGGATTAGCACAAGCTCAGTTAGCTCAATCAAAATTTTCCAATCCAAGATTTGCTGGAAGAACCTCTGGAGGACGAAGAGGTGCTCGTGGTGGAAGATTTGCATGCAGTGGAAGAAATTCATGGCAATCAACAAATCGTCTTTATTTCCAAGTGTGTAATCGTCCAGGCCATTCCGCTTTACAATGCTTCTATCGATTTGATCAAGCATACAATGGATACTCTTCAAATTCAGCCAATGCTGGTTCATCTAATCCACCTCCTCCTCCTTCCTCCTCTTTTTACCAGCCACAGTCTTACCTCACTTCCACCTCTTCCGCTGCTGACACTGCATGGTATCCTGATACCGGTGCAAGCCATCACCTCACACATAATTCTTCCAACCTTATATCTTCAGCTGAATATACTGGGCCTGATTAA